One window of Campylobacter sp. MIT 99-7217 genomic DNA carries:
- a CDS encoding helix-turn-helix transcriptional regulator, translating into MDKDYDKLSTRIIQILLKFNNGESFSVSELAEEFSVSERSIQRDLQKLASLPIKKEKGKYSLESWALGKFQLKHLQEFALLSGIKTLYPRLDGNFIADILNKNLNDKNNNKFFLIKNSGFDKVDYDKFELLSKAIIKYKQISLTYKQKDRILKPYKLLNKDGIWYLLADEAGKLKHFTLNKIENLKEKEESFKIDDELYKDIVQSKQAWLGDSKECLLRVDKKAWEYFSRKSFLSHFELSDEDEQFFFIKTSFAYEDEILNIVKLFIPYIFIISPTSLKEKLNESLRAYLNLS; encoded by the coding sequence ATGGACAAGGATTATGATAAACTCAGCACAAGAATAATTCAAATTTTGCTTAAATTTAACAACGGCGAAAGCTTTAGTGTAAGCGAACTAGCCGAGGAATTTAGCGTGAGTGAGCGAAGCATACAAAGGGATTTGCAAAAATTAGCCTCCTTGCCCATAAAAAAAGAAAAAGGCAAATACTCCTTAGAATCTTGGGCTTTGGGAAAATTTCAGTTAAAACACTTGCAAGAATTTGCCCTTTTAAGCGGGATCAAAACCCTTTATCCAAGGCTTGATGGAAATTTTATCGCTGATATTTTAAATAAAAATCTCAATGATAAAAACAATAATAAATTTTTTCTCATTAAAAATTCCGGCTTTGATAAGGTGGATTATGATAAATTTGAGCTTTTAAGCAAGGCTATCATAAAATATAAACAAATCAGCCTTACTTACAAGCAAAAAGATCGTATCCTAAAGCCTTATAAGCTTTTAAACAAGGACGGCATTTGGTATTTGCTTGCTGATGAAGCTGGCAAACTTAAGCATTTTACCCTAAATAAAATAGAAAATTTAAAAGAAAAAGAAGAAAGCTTTAAGATTGATGATGAACTTTACAAGGACATAGTTCAAAGCAAACAAGCTTGGCTAGGTGATTCAAAAGAATGCCTTTTAAGAGTGGATAAAAAGGCTTGGGAGTATTTTTCACGCAAAAGCTTTCTTAGTCATTTTGAGCTTAGCGATGAGGACGAACAATTTTTTTTCATCAAAACCAGCTTTGCTTATGAAGATGAAATTCTAAATATCGTAAAGCTTTTTATCCCTTATATTTTCATCATTTCGCCCACAAGCTTAAAAGAAAAATTAAATGAAAGCTTGAGGGCTTATTTAAATTTATCCTAA
- a CDS encoding NAD(P)-dependent alcohol dehydrogenase, translated as MKNTSHTRRKFIKNAAIIGGAVALGGASQIFGANLANAKNKTIKCKGFAAFDESGVLKPWEFERRALGAEDILIEIKFASICHSDIHQIKGDWGKQIYPQVPGHEIVGIVTQVGSKVKNFKVGDRAGVGCMVDNLKGVRSEEQYDANTLFTYGNPDKREPSGITQGGYSTNIVVNSHFAVKIPENISFEEAVPLLCAGVTTYSPLMKYQIKKGDKVGVAGIGGLGHIAIKLAVSKGAKVYAFTTSKDKVKDIKSFGASEVIVVGDALKDTKALDKLKGELDYMISTIPVPFDVAAYASCVKPFGTFTQVGMPAKFEVALSNINLAKTRVNYTASLIGDMKETQEVVNYCAENKIYPKIEIIKAEAINEAWKKVLDKKARYRYVIDSASI; from the coding sequence ATGAAAAACACTTCTCATACAAGAAGAAAATTCATCAAAAACGCTGCTATCATAGGTGGCGCGGTAGCTTTAGGCGGTGCTTCGCAGATTTTTGGAGCAAATTTAGCAAATGCTAAAAACAAAACTATCAAATGCAAAGGCTTTGCGGCGTTTGATGAAAGCGGAGTTTTAAAGCCTTGGGAATTTGAAAGAAGAGCTCTTGGAGCTGAGGACATTTTGATAGAGATCAAATTTGCTAGCATTTGCCACAGCGATATTCATCAAATCAAAGGCGATTGGGGCAAGCAAATTTATCCTCAAGTTCCGGGACACGAAATCGTAGGTATAGTTACACAGGTGGGTAGCAAGGTAAAAAATTTCAAAGTGGGCGATAGAGCTGGCGTTGGTTGTATGGTGGATAATCTAAAAGGCGTAAGAAGCGAAGAACAATACGACGCAAACACGCTTTTTACCTACGGAAATCCTGACAAAAGAGAGCCAAGCGGTATCACTCAAGGAGGATACAGCACAAATATCGTGGTAAATTCGCATTTTGCTGTTAAGATCCCTGAAAATATCAGCTTTGAAGAGGCTGTGCCTTTGCTTTGTGCTGGGGTTACGACTTATTCGCCACTTATGAAGTATCAGATCAAAAAAGGCGACAAGGTAGGCGTTGCTGGCATTGGAGGGCTTGGACACATAGCTATAAAACTTGCTGTTAGTAAGGGTGCGAAGGTTTATGCTTTTACGACCTCAAAAGATAAGGTAAAAGACATTAAAAGCTTTGGAGCAAGTGAAGTTATCGTTGTGGGCGACGCACTTAAGGATACTAAGGCTTTAGATAAGCTTAAAGGCGAGCTTGATTATATGATAAGCACTATACCTGTGCCTTTTGATGTGGCCGCTTATGCAAGTTGTGTTAAGCCTTTTGGCACTTTTACGCAGGTTGGAATGCCAGCTAAATTTGAAGTAGCACTTTCAAACATAAATTTAGCAAAAACTAGGGTAAATTACACCGCTTCTTTAATCGGCGATATGAAAGAAACACAAGAAGTAGTGAATTATTGTGCTGAAAATAAAATCTATCCAAAAATAGAAATCATCAAGGCTGAGGCTATAAATGAAGCGTGGAAAAAAGTTCTTGATAAAAAAGCAAGATATCGCTATGTTATAGATAGTGCAAGTATTTAA
- a CDS encoding ATP-binding protein: protein MNEFKEFKENLKNPNIYYLNKKERITTQDTQSLDLSDVVLYRVHSISFVKDAPRREALENVLSALRIEGINFIYLILGDENEVEFYYGISRDYSKNPPKLDVDEIGKFILEPSIKGNFRGSNIEAVSKEEKRLILEKIQNNSFQSIIEGVPGVLEKESEFQGMDRFADVMGVGSEFGFMIIASLLSDNDLLSIEKNIFELYSGLLPLAKHSFQSSLGENESKTQGSSKTSTKSTNDGESRSEITTKGESKSWSKNESETEGTNESKTKQTTRGKSESEGSSYSTSESGSESKATGSSDSKTTGSSESVTHNQSKQQSLSKNTGTSESLAIAETSSTQTGTTKSDSITKENLDKQIQDWLKYIDDVLLPRIDYGKGKGMFLSSMFCFSNSKAVLMKLENTIISLFSGESGNKLPLRAFLLDDGKRLKAFRNLQLPKISLQNADKKLASLLSQSPVNLGNVISSKELSLIAGLPKKDVVGLELKEEVEFGLNFKEASDPLVLGKLIQSGNVTNKSVSIDSKNLDKHIFITGVTGSGKTTTCQNILINSNKPFLVIEPAKTEYRILKNKYEDLLIFTLGKDTLAPFRLNPFEFFPHESISSRVDMIKASIEAAFDMEAAIPQIIESAIYECYKDKGWNIATNENEIYGKDAFNEGVYSFPTLEDLHFKVQSVVKEQGFDERLKNDYIGSIKARLNGLLVGAKGFMLNTKRSVDFRKLLDRRIVLEMEEIRNGSEKSLIMGFILGNALEAIKANFLQSEKKHGVKHIILIEEAHRLLSKFQPGDSPNKKQGVEVFADMLAEIRKYGECLMIADQIPSKLTPEVLKNTNTKIVHRIFAADDQEALRNTMALEREQAEFLSKLEVGAGVVFSGGFNKAVMTKMKQELNTSSDEELISEELIQKSAYEFYLSEYKSGVLMGSHLLESPNLKDIENLFALQRRGLMKALKENYTKTQKVAPKLLQSLKEFEAKFDKNFLAKYLILENKLDSDAKKEEDKNKIAKIAFEFIDKYLNEKLDIDDVQYFKDNLF, encoded by the coding sequence ATGAATGAGTTTAAAGAATTTAAAGAAAATTTAAAAAATCCAAATATTTATTATCTTAACAAAAAAGAACGCATCACTACCCAAGATACGCAAAGCCTAGATCTTAGCGATGTGGTGCTTTATAGGGTGCATAGCATAAGCTTTGTTAAGGACGCTCCTCGCCGTGAAGCCTTAGAAAATGTCTTAAGTGCCTTGAGGATAGAGGGGATTAATTTTATTTATCTTATCTTAGGCGATGAAAATGAGGTGGAGTTTTATTATGGAATTTCAAGGGATTATTCAAAAAATCCCCCAAAGCTTGATGTCGATGAGATAGGTAAGTTTATACTAGAGCCAAGTATAAAGGGCAATTTTAGAGGAAGCAATATCGAAGCAGTAAGCAAGGAAGAAAAACGCCTTATCTTAGAAAAGATCCAAAATAACAGCTTTCAAAGCATTATAGAGGGTGTGCCGGGTGTCTTGGAAAAAGAGAGTGAATTTCAAGGTATGGATAGGTTTGCTGATGTTATGGGTGTGGGAAGTGAGTTTGGCTTTATGATCATAGCTTCCTTGCTTAGTGATAATGATCTTTTGAGTATAGAAAAAAATATTTTTGAGCTTTATTCAGGGCTTTTGCCTCTAGCAAAGCATAGTTTTCAAAGCTCTTTGGGTGAAAATGAAAGTAAAACTCAGGGAAGCTCTAAAACCTCCACTAAAAGCACAAATGACGGAGAAAGTAGAAGTGAAATCACCACTAAAGGCGAGAGTAAAAGCTGGAGCAAAAATGAAAGCGAAACTGAAGGAACAAATGAAAGCAAAACAAAGCAAACAACTCGTGGAAAGAGTGAAAGTGAAGGCTCGTCTTATTCTACAAGCGAATCAGGAAGCGAAAGCAAAGCTACGGGATCAAGTGACAGCAAAACTACGGGATCAAGTGAAAGTGTCACACACAATCAAAGCAAACAGCAAAGCCTGAGTAAAAATACAGGAACAAGTGAGAGTTTAGCCATAGCTGAAACTAGCTCCACCCAAACAGGCACAACTAAGAGTGATTCTATCACTAAAGAAAATCTTGATAAACAAATCCAAGATTGGCTTAAATATATAGACGATGTTTTACTTCCAAGGATAGACTATGGTAAGGGCAAGGGTATGTTTTTAAGCTCTATGTTTTGTTTTTCTAACTCAAAGGCTGTCTTGATGAAGCTTGAAAACACCATTATATCTTTATTTAGCGGAGAAAGTGGCAATAAACTTCCTTTAAGAGCTTTTTTGCTTGATGATGGCAAAAGGCTAAAGGCTTTTAGAAATTTACAATTACCTAAAATCTCGCTTCAAAATGCAGACAAAAAGCTTGCTTCCTTGCTTTCTCAAAGCCCTGTAAATTTAGGCAATGTCATCAGCTCAAAAGAGCTAAGTTTAATAGCCGGTCTTCCTAAAAAAGATGTCGTAGGCTTAGAGCTTAAAGAAGAGGTAGAATTTGGGCTCAATTTCAAAGAAGCTAGTGATCCTTTAGTGCTTGGAAAGCTCATTCAAAGTGGCAATGTTACAAACAAAAGTGTAAGCATAGATAGTAAAAATCTTGATAAGCATATTTTTATCACAGGGGTTACAGGCAGTGGTAAAACAACTACTTGTCAAAACATACTCATTAACTCAAATAAGCCTTTTTTAGTCATAGAACCAGCCAAAACGGAGTATAGAATTTTAAAAAACAAATACGAAGATTTGCTCATCTTTACCTTAGGCAAGGATACCTTAGCGCCTTTTAGACTAAATCCATTTGAGTTTTTCCCTCATGAAAGCATAAGCTCTAGGGTGGATATGATAAAAGCTAGCATAGAAGCTGCCTTTGACATGGAAGCTGCTATACCTCAAATCATAGAAAGTGCCATTTATGAATGCTACAAAGATAAGGGCTGGAACATAGCTACAAATGAAAATGAAATTTATGGCAAAGATGCCTTTAATGAGGGCGTGTATTCTTTTCCTACCTTGGAGGACTTGCATTTTAAAGTTCAAAGCGTGGTTAAAGAACAAGGCTTTGATGAAAGGCTTAAAAATGATTATATAGGCTCGATTAAGGCTAGGTTAAATGGGCTTTTAGTGGGTGCAAAGGGCTTTATGCTTAATACCAAAAGATCGGTTGATTTTAGAAAGCTCCTTGATAGACGCATAGTCTTAGAAATGGAAGAGATAAGAAATGGTAGCGAAAAGTCCTTGATCATGGGCTTTATACTAGGAAATGCTCTTGAGGCTATCAAGGCAAATTTCTTGCAAAGTGAGAAAAAACACGGGGTTAAACATATCATCTTGATAGAAGAAGCACACCGCCTTTTGAGTAAATTTCAACCCGGAGATAGTCCAAACAAAAAGCAAGGCGTGGAAGTTTTTGCTGATATGCTGGCTGAAATTCGAAAATATGGCGAATGCTTGATGATAGCTGATCAAATTCCAAGCAAACTTACCCCTGAAGTGCTTAAAAATACAAACACAAAGATCGTGCATAGGATCTTTGCTGCTGATGATCAAGAAGCTCTAAGAAATACTATGGCTTTAGAAAGAGAACAAGCTGAGTTTTTAAGCAAGCTTGAAGTTGGTGCTGGAGTGGTTTTTTCAGGTGGCTTTAATAAGGCTGTGATGACAAAGATGAAACAAGAGCTAAATACAAGCTCTGATGAAGAGCTAATCAGCGAGGAGCTTATACAAAAAAGTGCTTATGAGTTTTATTTGAGCGAATATAAAAGCGGGGTTTTAATGGGATCACACTTGCTTGAAAGTCCAAATTTAAAAGATATAGAAAATCTTTTTGCCCTACAAAGAAGGGGTTTAATGAAAGCACTTAAGGAAAATTATACAAAAACGCAAAAAGTTGCTCCAAAATTACTTCAAAGCTTGAAAGAATTTGAAGCTAAATTTGATAAGAACTTTTTGGCTAAGTATTTGATCTTAGAAAATAAGCTTGATTCGGACGCAAAGAAAGAAGAAGATAAGAATAAAATTGCTAAAATTGCTTTCGAGTTTATCGATAAATACCTGAATGAAAAGCTTGATATAGATGATGTGCAATATTTTAAAGATAATTTATTTTAA
- a CDS encoding GTP pyrophosphokinase family protein, whose protein sequence is MIDEFDNQFLDMNYDPDEVVKEFEQNIRKYESFEKILKNYIHYLILSAVDKGELDKDSFDLKSRTKTKQSFEGKIKRDDKRRQYKDPIREVTDLVGAKIMLTSLGDANRVYDLLKKDLKEQIDEKNSVNKTKDLWANRKFGYLGRHLVISFDPKMLKSLKDDKLSSKIFESLRLEIQKTLKSLEENHFSSKDFEGLKAEIQIKTLLQHVWAEIEHKARYKAGEELSADKRRYFDRLAALVEVADDLFRDLIKESKKQSKRARKRIKAESSVKDIKELKGIENQKSIELDSASMLVYLKDEGVIAKFKSLEDEYLDIACYDEPDLVSAKFIELARLSEVLYTRDLNELLENKNYALILQEYARYVAQHSRSKKILQKLHILQLLIYIHSNKKEKIKKERLINERSAKILDELVNRLGQ, encoded by the coding sequence TTGATAGACGAGTTTGACAATCAGTTTTTGGATATGAATTACGATCCTGATGAGGTCGTAAAAGAATTTGAGCAAAATATTCGAAAATATGAATCTTTTGAAAAAATTTTGAAAAATTACATTCATTATTTGATCTTAAGTGCTGTGGATAAAGGAGAGCTAGATAAGGATAGTTTTGATCTTAAGTCTCGCACTAAGACTAAGCAAAGCTTTGAGGGCAAGATCAAAAGAGATGATAAAAGGCGTCAATACAAAGACCCTATACGAGAGGTTACGGATTTGGTTGGAGCTAAGATCATGCTTACTTCTTTAGGGGATGCAAATAGGGTTTATGATCTTTTAAAAAAGGATCTAAAAGAGCAAATCGATGAGAAAAATAGCGTTAATAAGACAAAGGATCTTTGGGCAAACCGTAAATTTGGCTATCTTGGAAGACACCTTGTTATAAGCTTTGATCCTAAAATGCTTAAAAGCTTAAAAGATGATAAGTTAAGCTCTAAGATCTTTGAAAGCTTGAGATTAGAGATTCAAAAGACGCTTAAGAGCCTTGAGGAAAATCATTTTAGTTCAAAGGACTTTGAGGGCTTAAAAGCAGAAATTCAAATCAAAACCCTACTTCAGCATGTGTGGGCTGAGATAGAGCATAAGGCTAGATATAAGGCTGGAGAGGAGCTATCAGCTGATAAAAGAAGGTATTTTGATCGTTTGGCTGCTTTAGTAGAAGTGGCTGATGATTTGTTTAGAGATCTCATCAAGGAAAGTAAAAAGCAAAGCAAAAGGGCGAGAAAGCGTATCAAGGCTGAAAGTTCGGTTAAGGATATCAAAGAGCTTAAAGGTATTGAAAATCAAAAATCCATTGAGCTTGATAGTGCTTCTATGCTTGTTTATCTCAAAGATGAGGGCGTTATAGCTAAATTTAAGAGCTTAGAAGATGAGTATTTAGATATAGCTTGTTATGATGAACCTGATTTGGTCAGTGCTAAATTTATAGAGCTTGCCAGACTTAGCGAGGTGCTTTATACTAGGGATTTAAATGAGCTTTTAGAAAACAAAAACTACGCTTTGATCTTGCAAGAGTATGCAAGATATGTAGCCCAGCATTCAAGGAGTAAGAAAATTTTACAAAAGCTTCATATTTTACAACTTTTAATTTACATTCATTCAAACAAAAAAGAAAAGATAAAAAAAGAAAGATTGATCAATGAAAGGAGTGCGAAAATCTTAGATGAGTTAGTAAATAGGCTAGGGCAATGA
- a CDS encoding cupin domain-containing protein: protein MQELIQKGTLGGFKGDSKIFSGEVSVDMAFKANEWRDFSGGLVRFSPKARSAWHTHPKGQTLLVLEGAIITGTETGQVQVAKKGDVISCPPNLKHWHGALDDEAGMHLALTSEIDGKNVTWLKKVSDKEYNKALIRAKNQN from the coding sequence ATGCAAGAACTTATCCAAAAAGGCACGCTTGGAGGCTTTAAAGGAGATAGTAAAATTTTTAGCGGTGAAGTTAGCGTGGATATGGCGTTTAAGGCAAATGAATGGCGTGATTTTAGTGGTGGGCTTGTCCGTTTTAGCCCTAAAGCAAGAAGTGCTTGGCATACACACCCAAAGGGACAAACCCTGCTCGTACTTGAAGGTGCTATCATCACAGGTACTGAGACAGGACAGGTGCAAGTGGCAAAAAAAGGCGATGTGATCTCTTGTCCGCCAAATTTAAAGCATTGGCACGGCGCACTTGATGATGAAGCTGGTATGCACTTAGCACTTACAAGCGAAATTGATGGCAAAAATGTAACTTGGCTTAAAAAAGTAAGCGATAAAGAATACAACAAGGCTTTAATTAGGGCTAAAAATCAAAACTAG
- a CDS encoding HP0729 family protein, with product MKSKEDLLILYNPYYEKDVIKAHLEVLKDKKKVAFGKVKSKLKDQNSPFEKDLQRLYQGVNEQNYLQLFLSDYANLFVAKVIRVQKEPADELLPSYYEQKKLEVEDFFIIEDLRELVRENFSLLRDEFLSNFLTPNDHTYAIYGNNYTYPLIVRQKNYKAYFQSDEVHFLNIYKSEDYLRIGQIFVDYVFGSFYYKLHHDSISNLISAQLELEQNEANKLYDYTSVVVKYSKALEYEIYDFSRAIFARLCKANKELLNISYSVQERSFILENFFTQKPNLGTVKFLFLKKELFDPLEKPLKNFVIKLKDDISFLQNIRNASVHKDFASLEQARALRAKILGLYEPSLLKKLIFYKEKYGQGL from the coding sequence ATGAAAAGCAAAGAAGATCTTTTAATCCTCTATAATCCCTACTATGAAAAAGATGTGATCAAAGCTCATCTTGAAGTGCTAAAAGACAAGAAAAAAGTCGCCTTTGGCAAGGTCAAATCAAAACTTAAAGATCAAAACTCCCCCTTTGAAAAGGATCTACAAAGGCTTTATCAAGGCGTAAATGAGCAAAACTACTTACAGCTTTTTCTTAGTGATTATGCAAATTTATTTGTGGCTAAGGTTATAAGGGTGCAAAAAGAGCCTGCTGATGAGCTTTTGCCAAGTTATTATGAGCAAAAAAAGCTTGAGGTGGAGGATTTTTTCATCATCGAGGACTTAAGAGAACTTGTAAGGGAAAATTTTAGCCTGCTTAGAGATGAGTTTTTGAGCAATTTTCTAACCCCAAATGATCACACCTACGCCATTTATGGCAACAATTATACTTATCCTCTTATCGTGAGGCAAAAAAATTATAAGGCTTATTTTCAAAGCGATGAAGTGCATTTTTTAAATATCTATAAAAGCGAGGATTATCTTAGGATAGGACAAATTTTTGTTGATTATGTTTTTGGAAGCTTTTATTATAAATTGCACCATGATAGCATTTCAAATTTGATCTCAGCCCAGCTTGAGTTAGAACAAAATGAAGCTAATAAGCTTTATGATTATACTAGCGTTGTGGTGAAGTACTCAAAGGCTTTGGAGTATGAAATTTATGATTTTTCAAGGGCTATTTTTGCAAGACTTTGCAAGGCTAATAAAGAGCTTTTAAATATCTCTTATAGCGTGCAAGAAAGAAGCTTTATCTTAGAAAATTTTTTCACTCAAAAGCCAAATTTAGGCACAGTTAAATTTTTATTTTTAAAAAAAGAACTTTTTGATCCCCTAGAAAAGCCTTTAAAAAATTTTGTCATAAAATTAAAAGATGATATCAGTTTTTTACAAAATATACGCAATGCTAGCGTGCATAAGGACTTTGCAAGCTTGGAACAAGCTAGGGCTTTAAGGGCTAAAATTTTAGGACTTTATGAGCCAAGCTTACTTAAAAAACTTATTTTTTATAAGGAAAAATATGGACAAGGATTATGA
- a CDS encoding DMT family transporter: MKQGYLYTLLVLSMFFWGTSWPLSKILTYYPQGFDIICFWRFVFVVLGSLGVVLIFKISLKLDKSIIKYIVIAGLLNALYTLIFFIAIAHGFAGKGGVLVTTMIPIFSYLLFILALKLKHKKIKENINKTEFFGLFLGLCSGLCLLELDSLSTLFGKFNVLFLLCALIWACMTIFTHKTKGANPLAVNFYINAVSLIIFAPILLLPNTFEVFNNDGTFWLSLIAVTFLSTVVGTSIYYFGIHKLGSIKANSFILITPASALISSYFILDEIPTLLTLLGCVLAICAIYCINIYSKKGKKV, from the coding sequence ATGAAACAAGGTTATTTATATACTTTGCTCGTGCTTTCTATGTTTTTTTGGGGAACTTCTTGGCCCCTTTCTAAGATCTTGACCTATTATCCTCAAGGATTTGATATTATTTGTTTTTGGAGGTTTGTATTTGTCGTGCTTGGCTCGCTTGGCGTGGTTTTGATCTTTAAAATTTCGCTCAAACTTGACAAAAGCATTATCAAATACATAGTCATCGCAGGACTTTTAAACGCTCTTTATACGCTCATATTTTTTATAGCCATAGCACATGGTTTTGCTGGAAAAGGCGGTGTTTTGGTTACTACCATGATACCGATTTTTTCATATTTGCTTTTTATCCTTGCTCTTAAATTGAAGCACAAAAAAATAAAAGAAAATATCAATAAAACAGAGTTTTTCGGTCTTTTCCTAGGACTTTGTTCGGGTCTTTGTTTGCTTGAGCTTGATTCTTTAAGCACGCTTTTTGGGAAATTTAATGTTTTGTTTTTGCTTTGTGCTTTGATTTGGGCTTGCATGACGATATTTACTCACAAAACAAAGGGAGCAAATCCTCTAGCCGTAAATTTCTATATCAACGCCGTTTCGCTCATCATCTTTGCTCCTATTTTGCTTTTGCCAAACACCTTTGAAGTTTTTAATAACGATGGCACATTTTGGCTAAGTCTTATCGCTGTAACATTTTTAAGCACAGTGGTAGGAACTAGCATTTATTATTTTGGCATACACAAACTTGGAAGCATAAAAGCAAATTCTTTCATACTCATAACCCCAGCAAGTGCTTTAATCTCAAGCTATTTTATCCTAGATGAAATCCCTACTTTGCTCACGCTTTTAGGCTGTGTGCTAGCAATTTGTGCGATTTATTGCATCAATATCTACAGCAAAAAAGGTAAAAAAGTATAA
- a CDS encoding EamA family transporter, translating to MWLIYALGSAIFAALTAILAKIGIEGVNSHLATAIRTGVVLLLAWGMVFLVGAGSGVAKISAKSWVFLILSGLATGASWLCYYKALQLGEVAKVAAIDKLSVVLAIIFAVLFLGESFTLKTAIATILIGAGALIMAF from the coding sequence ATGTGGCTTATTTATGCTTTGGGTTCAGCTATCTTTGCGGCACTTACTGCGATCTTGGCAAAAATTGGCATTGAGGGCGTAAATTCTCATCTAGCAACAGCCATTCGCACGGGCGTTGTCTTGCTTTTGGCTTGGGGTATGGTCTTTTTGGTGGGTGCTGGAAGTGGTGTCGCAAAGATAAGTGCTAAAAGCTGGGTCTTTTTGATACTCTCAGGGCTTGCTACCGGGGCTTCTTGGCTTTGTTATTATAAGGCTTTGCAGCTTGGCGAGGTGGCAAAGGTCGCAGCTATTGATAAACTAAGCGTGGTTTTAGCGATCATTTTTGCTGTGCTTTTTTTGGGCGAAAGCTTTACTTTAAAAACAGCCATTGCTACGATTTTGATAGGTGCTGGAGCTTTGATAATGGCGTTTTAG
- a CDS encoding DNA-3-methyladenine glycosylase I has protein sequence MGYCDWSLKAIYKNYHDNEWGVPVYDDLKQFEHLSMEVMQCGLSWQLMLKKREIFRKCFADFDFEKIALFDEDKLKQILSTQGMIASKAKILAIINNARVFKKIRAEFGSFSAYLWAFTENKVLIYRSHAKTQVPASNDLSTHIAKELKKHGFKFLGPITVYSHLQACGIINDHDPSCPCYKQIIENFDITYL, from the coding sequence ATGGGGTATTGTGATTGGAGCTTGAAAGCAATTTATAAAAACTATCATGATAATGAATGGGGAGTGCCTGTTTATGATGATTTAAAGCAGTTTGAGCACTTGAGTATGGAAGTGATGCAGTGTGGGCTTAGCTGGCAGCTCATGCTTAAAAAACGCGAAATTTTTAGGAAATGTTTCGCAGATTTTGACTTTGAAAAAATCGCCCTTTTTGATGAAGATAAGCTAAAACAAATTCTCTCCACACAAGGCATGATCGCTTCAAAAGCTAAAATTCTAGCCATTATAAACAACGCAAGAGTTTTTAAGAAAATCAGGGCTGAGTTTGGAAGCTTTAGTGCGTATTTATGGGCATTTACCGAAAATAAAGTCCTCATTTACCGCTCGCATGCAAAAACACAAGTGCCTGCTAGCAATGATCTATCCACACACATTGCCAAAGAGCTTAAAAAACATGGCTTTAAATTCTTAGGTCCCATCACGGTGTATTCGCACCTGCAAGCTTGCGGTATCATCAACGACCATGATCCTAGCTGTCCTTGTTATAAACAGATCATTGAAAATTTTGACATAACTTATCTTTAA